A portion of the Pseudomonas sp. PSE14 genome contains these proteins:
- the zipA gene encoding cell division protein ZipA has product MDIGLREWLIVIGLIVIAGILFDGWRRMRGGKGKLRFKLDRHFANQPDDGDDSNPELLGPSRVVEHREPALDEEDLPKVSAKDSRGKRRGEPRQGDLNLDDPAPNLLGPLDEEDFPNPLDEAPQEKEKPRKERKKDKERAAAPAAAASSAPLAPVEEVLIINVISRDENGFKGPALLQNILESGLRYGEMDIFHRHESMAGNGEVLFSMANAVKPGTFDLDNIDQFSTRAVSFFLGLPGPRHPKQAFDVMIAAARKLAQELNGELKDEQRSVMTAQTIEHYRQRIIDFERRALTQKR; this is encoded by the coding sequence ATGGATATCGGTCTGCGCGAATGGCTGATCGTCATTGGGCTTATCGTGATCGCCGGCATTCTGTTCGACGGCTGGCGTCGTATGCGGGGTGGCAAGGGCAAGTTGCGCTTCAAACTGGATCGCCACTTCGCCAACCAGCCTGACGATGGGGATGACAGCAACCCCGAACTGCTCGGGCCGTCCCGCGTGGTCGAGCATCGCGAGCCGGCGCTTGACGAGGAAGACCTGCCCAAGGTCAGCGCCAAGGACTCCCGAGGCAAGCGTCGCGGTGAGCCGCGCCAGGGCGACCTGAACCTGGACGACCCGGCGCCGAACCTGCTCGGCCCGCTGGACGAGGAAGATTTCCCCAACCCGCTGGACGAAGCCCCGCAGGAAAAGGAAAAGCCCAGGAAGGAACGCAAGAAGGACAAGGAGCGCGCCGCAGCCCCGGCCGCTGCTGCTTCCTCCGCGCCTCTGGCACCGGTCGAGGAAGTGCTGATCATCAACGTCATCAGCCGCGACGAAAACGGTTTCAAGGGCCCGGCTCTGCTGCAGAACATCCTGGAAAGCGGCCTGCGCTACGGCGAGATGGACATCTTCCACCGCCACGAGAGCATGGCCGGCAACGGCGAAGTGCTGTTCTCCATGGCCAACGCGGTCAAGCCGGGCACCTTCGATCTGGACAACATCGACCAGTTCAGCACCCGCGCCGTGAGCTTCTTCCTCGGCCTGCCGGGGCCGCGCCATCCCAAGCAGGCGTTCGACGTGATGATCGCCGCCGCCCGCAAGCTGGCCCAGGAGCTCAATGGCGAGCTGAAGGACGAGCAGCGCAGCGTGATGACCGCTCAGACCATCGAGCACTACCGCCAGCGCATCATCGACTTCGAGCGGCGCGCGCTGACCCAGAAGCGCTAA
- the ligA gene encoding NAD-dependent DNA ligase LigA has translation MTDSQTAAERIAQLRSELDDHNYRYYVLDEPSVPDAEYDRLFRELKALETEHPELITPESPTQRVGSKALSAVLPRPNVAFAPVRHLIPMLSLDNAFDEQAMLEFDRRVREGLAEELPPGDLFGNGPEVEYSCELKLDGLAVSLLYENGFLVRGATRGDGSVGEDITANVRTVRSIPLRLRGDGWPASLEVRGEVYMPKVEFERLNAEAIAEGGKTFANPRNAAAGSIRQLDPSVTEMRRLSFFTYGVGFAEGDLPGTQLDRLALLRSWGFPLNRELKKAVGVQACLAYYQDIAIKRDELPYEIDGVVFKVNRIDFQLELGFRAREPRWAIAHKFPAREELTELLDVEFQVGRTGAVTPVARLKPVQVAGVTVSNATLHNMDEVARLGLMIGDTVIIRRAGDVIPQVMQVVAERRPDDARPVDIPTQCPVCGSQVERTQLVKRSKGKESVSEGAIYRCVGRLFCQAQLKQAIIHFVSRRAMDIDGLGDKIVEQLVDKGLVKSPADLYTLIYDQIIELEGFAEVSTRNLLGSIANSRKPSLARFVFALGIPDVGEETAKLLARSLGKLDRIQEALPEVLTYLPDVGAEVAYEIHNFFEDEHNCKVIAELRDPQHGVLLQDEGDVSAELAACATLDGMLVKLNITSIGPTSARKLVAKLDSLDKIIAADGIDLRQVLSSKQADAVREFFKVEANRKLAREIEAQLLEFGMHWNSARKSVEGLPLAGQTWVLTGTLERMSRDIAKARLESLGAKVSNSVSTKTHCVVAGESAGSKLAKAHELNVAVMDEEQLVKLLADHGIGA, from the coding sequence ATGACCGACTCCCAGACCGCTGCCGAACGCATTGCCCAGCTGCGCAGCGAGCTCGACGACCACAACTATCGCTACTACGTGCTCGACGAGCCCAGCGTGCCGGATGCCGAGTACGACCGCCTGTTCCGCGAGCTGAAGGCGCTGGAAACCGAGCATCCCGAGCTGATCACCCCCGAGTCGCCGACCCAGCGCGTTGGTAGTAAGGCATTATCTGCGGTTTTGCCACGCCCCAATGTTGCGTTCGCGCCAGTTCGACACCTGATTCCAATGCTCAGCTTGGATAACGCATTTGATGAGCAAGCCATGCTTGAGTTTGATCGTCGTGTGCGTGAGGGGCTTGCAGAGGAGCTACCTCCCGGAGACCTGTTCGGTAATGGGCCTGAGGTGGAGTACAGCTGTGAACTAAAGCTTGATGGTCTAGCGGTCAGTCTCCTCTACGAGAATGGTTTTTTGGTGCGAGGTGCTACTCGCGGAGATGGCTCGGTGGGCGAGGACATCACTGCTAACGTGCGCACGGTGCGCAGCATCCCTCTACGCCTGCGAGGTGATGGATGGCCTGCATCTCTTGAGGTGCGTGGTGAGGTCTACATGCCTAAGGTAGAGTTTGAGCGGCTGAATGCAGAGGCGATTGCTGAAGGGGGGAAAACTTTTGCAAATCCACGCAATGCCGCTGCTGGGAGCATTCGCCAGTTAGATCCGTCGGTTACTGAAATGCGCCGACTTTCCTTCTTCACGTACGGAGTGGGCTTTGCTGAGGGGGATTTGCCTGGAACGCAGCTGGATCGGCTGGCTCTTTTGAGGTCTTGGGGATTCCCTCTAAATCGTGAGCTTAAGAAGGCAGTTGGCGTGCAGGCGTGTCTCGCATACTACCAAGACATTGCAATAAAGCGTGATGAGTTGCCTTATGAAATCGACGGAGTCGTGTTCAAGGTCAATCGCATCGACTTCCAGCTTGAGCTGGGCTTCCGTGCCCGTGAGCCGCGTTGGGCCATTGCCCATAAGTTCCCAGCGCGTGAGGAGCTCACTGAGCTGCTTGACGTGGAGTTCCAGGTCGGCCGTACCGGGGCTGTGACTCCGGTGGCGCGTTTAAAGCCAGTTCAGGTGGCCGGTGTGACTGTGTCCAACGCCACGCTGCACAACATGGATGAAGTGGCGCGTCTGGGGTTGATGATCGGTGACACTGTAATCATTCGTCGTGCCGGCGACGTAATCCCGCAAGTCATGCAGGTAGTGGCCGAACGCCGTCCGGATGATGCGCGTCCGGTGGATATTCCCACCCAGTGCCCGGTATGCGGCTCGCAGGTCGAGCGAACGCAGTTGGTTAAGCGCAGCAAGGGCAAGGAGTCTGTCAGCGAAGGTGCCATCTACCGTTGTGTCGGGCGGTTGTTCTGCCAAGCACAACTGAAGCAGGCAATTATCCACTTCGTCTCGCGTCGTGCCATGGACATCGACGGTCTTGGCGACAAGATCGTGGAGCAGTTGGTGGACAAGGGCTTGGTGAAATCCCCGGCCGACCTCTACACCCTGATCTACGACCAGATTATTGAGCTGGAAGGCTTTGCCGAGGTTTCCACCCGCAATCTGCTGGGCTCCATCGCCAATAGCCGCAAGCCGAGCCTAGCGCGCTTTGTCTTTGCCTTGGGTATCCCGGATGTGGGAGAGGAGACCGCTAAGCTGCTGGCGCGCTCCCTAGGCAAGTTGGATCGCATTCAGGAGGCACTGCCGGAAGTATTGACCTACTTGCCGGATGTGGGGGCTGAAGTGGCTTACGAGATCCACAACTTCTTCGAGGACGAGCACAACTGCAAGGTGATCGCCGAGCTTCGAGATCCCCAGCATGGGGTGCTGCTCCAGGATGAAGGAGATGTGTCTGCAGAACTTGCCGCCTGCGCAACTCTGGATGGGATGCTCGTAAAGCTCAATATCACCTCAATTGGCCCGACTAGCGCCCGAAAGCTTGTGGCCAAGCTGGATAGTTTAGACAAAATCATCGCAGCTGACGGCATTGATTTGCGGCAGGTGCTTAGTAGCAAGCAAGCTGATGCTGTGCGTGAGTTCTTCAAGGTCGAGGCAAATCGAAAGCTGGCCCGTGAGATTGAGGCGCAGCTATTGGAGTTCGGTATGCACTGGAACAGCGCGCGTAAGAGTGTGGAAGGGCTGCCGCTAGCCGGCCAGACCTGGGTTCTCACCGGTACGCTGGAGAGAATGAGTCGCGATATAGCTAAGGCAAGGCTCGAAAGCTTGGGGGCCAAAGTTTCCAATTCAGTTTCGACAAAGACACATTGCGTGGTGGCGGGAGAATCTGCTGGGTCAAAACTGGCCAAAGCCCATGAACTTAATGTCGCCGTGATGGACGAAGAGCAGCTGGTCAAGCTGCTGGCCGACCACGGCATCGGCGCCTGA
- a CDS encoding HU family DNA-binding protein — protein sequence MPMTKDQLVRDIAESLDLTQAAVRGVFEQLAQIAQDSLENDGELTLPGIGKLKVSERAARTGRNPQTGKAIQIAAKKSVRLVPAKALVDSLN from the coding sequence ATGCCCATGACCAAGGACCAACTGGTTCGCGACATCGCCGAATCCCTCGACCTGACCCAGGCCGCCGTGCGCGGTGTGTTCGAGCAACTGGCGCAGATCGCCCAGGATTCCCTGGAGAACGATGGCGAACTGACCCTGCCGGGGATCGGCAAGCTCAAGGTCAGCGAGCGCGCCGCCCGTACCGGCCGCAACCCGCAGACCGGCAAGGCCATCCAGATCGCCGCGAAGAAGTCGGTTCGCCTGGTCCCGGCCAAGGCTCTGGTCGACAGCCTGAACTGA
- a CDS encoding transporter substrate-binding domain-containing protein, translating to MRLLAIVLLFSSAVALAEDRPLRFSVVDSWAMPLARIEDGKLTGGILLELFTEVARQVHRPPVFHILPRARVEQALLSHTVDVRCYVAPAWTEHDFHDYRWSVPLMVQRDLLVSRAGLKGDLQSLSGQAIGTVLGYHYPRLQPVLDSGRATRDEARNQELVLKKLQIGRYQYAISSEIALDWFNRSLPQDQRLTPASIIEETPLSCLVLDSPEEPADDVLSALAALKASGEIERILSHYR from the coding sequence ATGCGCCTGCTCGCCATCGTCCTGCTGTTCAGCTCTGCCGTCGCCCTTGCCGAGGATCGCCCACTGCGCTTCTCGGTAGTCGACAGTTGGGCGATGCCCCTGGCACGAATCGAAGACGGCAAGCTGACCGGCGGTATTCTCCTCGAACTGTTCACCGAGGTCGCCCGCCAGGTACATCGGCCGCCGGTCTTCCATATCCTGCCCCGCGCCCGCGTAGAGCAGGCGTTGCTCAGCCATACGGTGGACGTACGCTGCTACGTCGCCCCGGCCTGGACCGAGCACGATTTCCACGATTACCGCTGGAGCGTACCGCTGATGGTCCAGCGCGACCTGCTGGTCAGCCGCGCCGGACTCAAGGGCGACTTGCAGAGCCTTTCCGGCCAGGCCATCGGCACCGTGCTCGGCTACCACTACCCGCGCCTGCAGCCGGTACTGGATAGCGGCCGGGCAACCCGCGACGAAGCGCGCAATCAGGAACTGGTACTCAAGAAGCTGCAAATTGGTCGCTACCAGTACGCGATCAGCAGCGAAATCGCCCTGGACTGGTTCAACCGCTCGCTCCCCCAGGACCAGCGTCTGACGCCCGCCAGCATCATCGAGGAAACCCCTCTGTCGTGCCTGGTACTGGACAGCCCGGAAGAGCCCGCCGACGATGTGCTTTCGGCGCTGGCGGCATTGAAGGCTTCTGGAGAGATCGAGCGGATCCTCAGCCACTATCGCTGA